GGCTGATCTACGAGCAGAACCGGAGCATGAACGCCTTTCTCAAGCGGAAAAGAGTAAAAACGCCTTGGGACGTCGCCCGGGCGCTGCAGGCGGAAATGACCCGGGCCAACGACGGCCGCGTCAATCCCAAATGTATGCCGGTCAATTTTGAAAAAACGGCCCTGAAGCGGATCAACCTCGCCCTGCGCTGGCTTGTTCGGCAAGACGGCATTGTGGATCTGGGCGTCTGGGACTGTCTTTCCCCGGCGGACCTTTTTATTCCCCTCGATGTGCACGCGGGAAATACGGCCCGCCGTCTGTCACTTTTGCAACGCAAACAGAACGACCGGCAGGCCGTACAGGAATTGACCGCGGTTTTACGCGGGTTTTGCCCCGAAGATCCCGTCAAATACGATTTTGCCCTCTTCGGCGCCGGGATCGCGGAGCGGCTATGAGTCAGC
Above is a window of Fusobacteriaceae bacterium DNA encoding:
- a CDS encoding TIGR02757 family protein; this encodes MKRVLDRLVRRYNTKAFIDTDPVKFPRRCKKLQDIEITAFLVASVTWGNRKAILSSCEKMLEKLGQSPYDFVMEGAYEKLGAGNIHRTFFEGDMAHMLRGFRLIYEQNRSMNAFLKRKRVKTPWDVARALQAEMTRANDGRVNPKCMPVNFEKTALKRINLALRWLVRQDGIVDLGVWDCLSPADLFIPLDVHAGNTARRLSLLQRKQNDRQAVQELTAVLRGFCPEDPVKYDFALFGAGIAERL